One Sesamum indicum cultivar Zhongzhi No. 13 linkage group LG14, S_indicum_v1.0, whole genome shotgun sequence genomic window, TTTTGAGTTTGTAAGGGTAATTtagacaattttaatttaacctTTGACGAgtatttggtgaattttgactaatggagggtgttaaatataatttttcaaaccacaggaaattttacgtgtaattacaccaaacttctAGGAAGAGGATTGtagttattctattttttttttaatttaaattaagtttgataatgtgataatatttattgtgtgattaataattttttttaaattatatactaatgacaaaataaatatattatacttgtgctataattgattcaaaatgTATTATTAGGTTAGAATTTCTGTATATAGGTCGGAGAAATACATACAGAGTTAAGCAGTTTTGGTTGAGACACGCTTTTGGGTTGAGGAACATTCCCTCAGGTTGCGTTTGCACCACCAAAAACCCAATTCTAAGAGCCTCTTCTTCCATCAATCATCTCTTAATCAAAGACCATTTACACATATGCTTTTGCTTGCGCTATAAGGAAGAAATCAAGGTATGATTCTTTTATGCAAAATTTCTTTACGGGTCTGACTACATGagatttctttcctttttttgggTGGGGGAGGGGGAGCATGTATTCTGCACTGTTCCTTGTTAAGCTCATCACTGGATTGATCAGTTTACAGTGCAAATGGGATTTCTGATACTTGATTAATGGTGGGATTCTGCAGACTTTGTGATTTTGACTCATGGTGTtatgtttttacttttacttCGTCGTGTGGTGATAAAATCTTTCAGTTTACACGATATGAATTTGTTCGATGCCTCCGGCTTTGGATTTGATTGGAAAAGTTCTGCTAAAATACTGAATTGAATCtgagattttgaaaattttacttgtttaGTATTGATTGAGGTTGATAGAGGATCATGAAATGAACTGcagataaaagaaatatgtgaTTGAGTCGTTTGATGGGGAATTCTCGGGAGTATTTTGgtaattagtatttataagGTAAGTaggaatttaaatatttagagCGCTGATTCGTTTGGGCCTGAAGTTCTATAGGTTGATGCGTGATTGGGATTTCATGCCCCTGATTTGCTTTGGTAGAGCTCACATGATAAAAGGATAGGTTGTGCATCTGCAAAACTTTCTTCAGATCATTGTTTGTTTGatatgtcaatttttgtcATGTTTTAGTCTCGAGGCTTCTTCTTTGGTGTAGGTTTCTTGTCCGAGTTTGTGCTGTTATTAAGTTAATCAGCTGAGACATGGGTGGTGGCTCAGCTGGTTCAACCTGGAACAGGCTACTAGTTCGGACTGGATTAGGCTATATAACAAAATGTCTAGAGAACTTGTGAAAAACTTGGCAACCGGATAGCTGGCCAGGGGgttgttttcttcatttgttCGCCTTTTGAGATGGTAAATGAGTTGGGTCTCAATTTGCACATAGAGCAGCATAGTAGACATTCTTTTTATTGGTTTTCCGtttatcttttgttttccTATAAGTGTGTGTCGTAAGAAAAGACGTCTTTCATGTATGTTTCTGAATTAAGTTGTCCGGATTTTGATCAACAAATGGACTCTCTTATGGTCAAAATTGGCTGAGTTTCTGTTGTTTGTTGTGTGTTGAAGGATGTTGCCTGTCCCTTTTTGTGTTAACCTCAATAGCTATGTACTTCCTAAAATTACTAATTCTATTTGACATCATACTGGTTGAATCATTGTTTGAGCCATTTGAACCAGCAACCAGTAAAGGCACCTATTCTCTCACCGGTTCTGTTTTGAATCAGAGCTTGTTTATCAGACCTACGGATGTAGAACTGAATTCATGCCTTCAGATGCTATCTTGCCTCTCAATGTCTATTATTTGTCCAAGACAGAAGTAGGAACTTCATGTTGAATATATAGTGTGGAACTGGTCATTATTTGGTTCAAAGTTGAGGCGACCTTTAGTTTCTTCCCATAGATTCATGTAGTTCATAATACCACAAAGTTTGACGGCAAATCCAAAAGAGCTGGTTTTGGGTCGTTTTAATTACCGAGTGCTAATATGTTATGCTACTGTGGTCTCTGAAGATCAACTCTATTTCACAATTGTCGTCTTTCAATGGATTTCAGGAGACTTGTTCATTTACATTATTCTAAAGCGATTCTCTGTTCTTTTGTATTGCTAGCTTCTCTTGTACTCAATATCCTCCTTGGACGGCTGACAATGGGCGGACTCCCGATTCAGAACTCTTCCTCTGTCATCTCCCTTCAATCACAGAAAGACCAAAGGTCCGAAACTGTAGCCTCTGGGCCCGACTCAAAGCCGAGGAAGAAGATCTGTTGTGCTTGCCCCGAGACAAAGAAGCTGAGGGATGAATGTATCGTGGAGCATGGCGAAGCCGCTTGTGGAAAATGGATTGAGGCCCACCGGAAATGCCTCCGTGCGGAAGGATTCAACGTCTGAAATAATTTCACTGCGGAGTCCTGACTTTAGATAATCGAAACCTTGTGATTACACATGCTTTGAATAACCGGCTCTAGAAGCTGCCTGATTTTTCCAGGCTGAGTACAGTTCCGAAACTATTCTTATTGAGAACAAGAAACAACCGAGGATGTTGTCGTTTGCAATGATCTAAAACCAGCAAATCGAGTTGCTCTCTTATTCAGATGATGGGATCCATACACTCTTTTGTACTTGATCTTGCACTCGGTACTGTTGTTTGCAGGTAGCTGTTATTTTCCTGCCATCATTTCTCCCTGGCTATGATGCATGGACACATATGGGGGAACACCAGAAAATTTAAGATACGCCACAATACCAACACAactatgttatatattttagggttaattatatttaaattttctcaaaaattataaaattacgcTTTCCTTTAAAGAAGTTTTGAGATGATATTTACTCTCCATATAAAACTTCATTATTTACACTTGACTTCCTTTTATTAGGATTcggacaaaaaatgctaactttagcaagaaaaaattgtataaattttatttgctcttcatttaatattttcaggtaataattttgtatttatgaagaaaaaaatataatgatgtaaatctaactctctctctctatatatatattatatttatcttttataaatacaaaagttatatgagaatattaaatgagagacaaaattgaaaatctatatagttcttttttttttgcttgtgtcagtatttttcgtccaaattcTAACGGAAGATAGTCAGGTATAAATCGAGAATTTTTGTTGGGggtgtaactgtaattttaaaatttttccatctatgagaaaaaaatataaatttaatatttttagaggggtacaagtataattaaccttatattttattttaattataattctcaTGAAACTAGATATATGCAATCTTTGACGCCATAAAGTGAAGAAcgaaaatcaatatttacatCATCGTTTAATTATTAAAGGGTTGTCCACATGAAAATCGTTAAcgcaaaagaaaaattgaaaggaaGAGGGGGGAAGAAAACGGACAgggacaaaaataattataatatctaGAAGtgagaaatatattattttttgttattgtctCATCCGTATCTATATTTTGGGAGTTTATTCCTGCAGTGAAcccacaaaaaaatacaattattacaGCAGAATACAAaccaatatatcaattattacaGATTAATAAGAACagtgagaaaaaaatagcaacgattaaataatttcagcCCAGATAGTTGGATCCGATGGGGAAGCCTACAGTCACAAAGGCCGGCAACCCAACCATCGGTTGCTCAAACCCACCAAGGGACGATAGCCACCAAGGCACCATCGAACCACTCAGGTTTACctatctcttttattttttcctctcttgtttctctcttcttttttttttccaaaggTAGTGTATAAACAGGGAAAAGTCATTGATGATGAcgcaaaaaaattgagaaagagGGAAGAATACGAGGAGGGTTAATAAATTCGgtcaaggaaaaagaataagaatgaAATGGATTTCAGTCATCTAAAAATGGAAACCGAATTGGATAATGAGTGGATTGGGTCGGTGGATCGGGTCAGACTTTTCAGGTGGTGGGTTGGGGCTGTGGGCTTGAACCAATCGAATTTTGGGccaatttttccaatatatATACGAGTAGAACACGTTTACTCTGACAtagtatctttttttattttttttttattttttggacatAACTGTAGTGTCTTACACATGTTGGAGGTGTGTAGGTGTCGCATCAGTATCCCATATTGTAAcaagataaatttttaaagtgcATCTGCAATATaggagaaaatataattttagtccagtAATTTACGGAgtgttgcattttttgttttgtacgaattgattttttgcaatttaatcatatttttctttcagccaaaaaattatatgtaactCACACATGATCGAATTAAATTAGGATCCCGACCAAcataaattaacattattattcGATCAATCGACGGATATTATCTAAAAAGTGTTccaactatatattaattcataatattactCAATATCTATCGATACTTTGAACCATGCAGACCAATTAGAGAAAGCAGAAGTAGAGGCAGAAGACttataataactaataataattcattgaaTAACACAAATTAAGACACCCATTACATAGTTTTGTAGTAGAAAAGGGACAGTCAGAGCATCAATTAATAGTTAGGACAACATCATCAAACTATTACAAACTTATTGATCACCGTCACTACTACAATACAGTATTATCATCATCACTCACTGTATAGATATATGGAATTAGCCAAGCAAGATGCGTCCCTTTTACTCTTCATTAGTAGCAGTTCAGAGGCCACAAGTGCAGTCAGTGCAAGCGCAGCTGCTGCCGCACTTGCAGTTGCCGTCGTGCTCCGCCGCTGCCGTGACGCCCACCACCACGGTCTCCGTGTAGCTGCCCGAAACCGAagtttttatcaaaattaaatagacGTAAGAAATATCCGCACTGGCCCGTCTTGCCCCGCCGCTGCCGTGACGTCCACCACCACGGTCTCCGTGTAGCTGCCCGAAACCGAagtttttatcaaaattaaatagacgtaagaaatatgttataaattcGTACATCTTATTAGAGTTAATAAGATactatatcttattttttctataaaaaaaaatagaaattttaatattgagggcgacaattttaattatgtgtgaatccaaaaaaatttacatattgaGGATATAGCcagaatatattaaaatgggagaaatgcaagcaaccctaTGATATCGCAAACAAGCAAATTAatcccctataaaaaaaaaatacatcctTGTATAaataggtaaattacttcattgaaaaaaatatatgaaggtattttgttatgttttttaataaaagaataaattacttatttgcAATACGACATAGGATTAATGCAATTAATCCTAGCGGGTGTagtttttttgctatttttagCAAATTTCAACCATTTTTGTCCTCTTTACGCAAATTGTAATGTTACACTTCGAATTACGAAAACAAATTTGTgtatgactaaaattatcaccCTCTGTActtatgaaactaaaattgtaatattgaCCCAAATTTTTGCCAAATatgtttcaatattttataaattttcaaatattttgtaagatatttagaaaaatttataagacaCAAATTTGTAAGAATGAAATGAAGGTTTTGAGGAGGACCTGATGATGTCCTCGGCCTCAATAATGTCGGCGGCGTATCCCTTCTTCCTGCGATTTAATTAGTACATGTACGTACATAAGCAACCACGTTCTACTTGGAAACACGCAAATATGTAAGCAAGGAAGAGTACTTACACGCACTGACTCTTGTCAGCGCAGTCGCAGTTGCCACACTTGTCCGACATGTTTGCGTAAGTCTAAAGCACGAGAAAAGACGAACCGTAAtgacaaatttgtaattaattattattatatcttcGATATTTGTGGAGGAACGGCTATTTATAGATGGTGGTGGGGGGAGTCGATGGGGATCTTGGGTAGGCCCGGGTAGGCGTAATAAGTGAAAAAGTTTGGAGGAATATtgtgatgagagagagagagagttttggTGAAATTGGACATGATCAGATGCACTTCTTTTGTGAATTGGTGGTAtggaatattttctttcttttttttttttttttttgaagcgATGGATATTGCgaatgatttttaatttttaagaaagtTTCACgatgtaaatttataaatttcctTATCAAAATCTCTTACACGGAAGCAAACACGTTCAAGTATTTTTATTCCTTTGATGGAGTTCAAAAATATTGGTTAAATGCTGAAAATTTAAGATTAAGGTTGTCCACCTTCCAATACAagatactaattttttttacttatgtCCAGTCAATATACATACATCACATACATAAAGTTTTTCTCTCAATACTTGATGCTTTGTGATAAGTTCAAAGAGGAACAAATTCCCGATGAATTTTAGCCAACAAAGTAGTGGGTCCACCTTCTTGGAGTAAGCTGGTATACATAGTATGGGATTAAAAGGTTTCATGGGTTGcttgagaatattttttcagaaattcatAAGTCCAAGATACTATTTTTGctcgtttttctttttttttttttttg contains:
- the LOC105177001 gene encoding cytochrome c oxidase copper chaperone 2; this translates as MGGLPIQNSSSVISLQSQKDQRSETVASGPDSKPRKKICCACPETKKLRDECIVEHGEAACGKWIEAHRKCLRAEGFNV
- the LOC105177002 gene encoding metallothionein-like protein type 3, with translation MSDKCGNCDCADKSQCVKKGYAADIIEAEDIISYTETVVVGVTAAAEHDGNCKCGSSCACTDCTCGL